CTCTAGTGCAAGTGACCTGTTTTGTAATGCAGGGATCAGCACCTTCCAGGCATTGTTGAGGAGTCTTAGCTACAAATTCATTTGTCGCCTGAACGTCTCCCAGAACAGCATTGTTATGCTGCTAGTAAATCCCAGGTTCAGTGCCATACGATACCAATCATCACTATGGAAACACTGGTATAGTGTCTTTTATAGAAATGCAGTATTGTTGTTTCTGttgattttatttctttgtataTGTTTATCTTCCTCTTtttaatgtatgttgtatgtcatGTCTGTGTCCTCTGAATGGACCTTGAGTCTGGAAATAAAGTTGATGAATGTGCTCTCTGTTGTGCTCTGTGTTACAGTGATACAGGGTCAGAATGGCTGGAGAGTGACTTACACCTCTACTCAGATCTGTGCCTTCAAGGGATCAGCAGTGGAAATACGCTGCAGCTACACATACCCATCCACAATAAATGGCCTTGTTACCAAAGTTAAGAAAAGATTCTGGTTTACTGAATTAGGTAATGGTGAATCCGTGGATCTGACAACAATCTCAGAGTACACACAGCGTGTGCAGTATCACTCTGAAAACAACGACTGTACTCTGAGAATCtcagacctgagagagagagactcagctGAGTACAAGTTCAGGTTCATAACAAACCATTCAACAGGGAAATATACTGGTTCACCTGGAGTCACTCTGTCTGTTACAGGTAACTTTTTCATCTGAATATTTCATAAATGACTTAGTGTTCAACATCTTGATGACAACATTAACATGATTACATGCATTTGGGTGTGTGTTGACAGTTCAGTCTAAAATGAAGACTTAGgctcattattatttattattattattattattattattattattattattattattattattcagatcTCCGGGTGCATGTTAGTGGATTCTCCACATCCTCTAACTGGGTAGAGCTGAAGTGTCAGAGCAGTTGTCCTCTACCTGGTCATCCTTCCTACGTCTGGTACAAGAATGGACAGAACATTCAGGGACAAACATCTGATTCTTATTCAGCCTCCTTGGATCCTGCAGACAGCTTTTCCTGTGCTGTAAGAGGACATGAGGACTTCCCCTCTCCTTCAGTGTGTGAGTTTACTTACAGTCTTCCTCTGACATAACACCATCTAGTGGAGTCTTTAACCTTTTGTACTGTACCTTAACTTCATGTAACTCTGTGatatttggtgatttatttTGCAGATTTGGATGAAAACCAAATCACTAATCAATGATCTCTTATTTCCTGACCTCACTGTAAAGTAAAGCTGTAAAATAAGAGCTCACACTGGAAATGTAGCCACACAACATTTGTCAACATGTCCTGCGTCTGTTTAAAATATGTACTTGTGTCTTTGTTTGACACTTTTCTTCTTTGAAATGTGTTATTCAGCAATCTTGACCCTTCATGTCAGATGTAAAACACGTCATGGGTAAAGGTTTTAACTTTCATTTTTTATTCTGGTCCATTCACAAAACATGACTGAGAAGAATGAATCTGTCCATTCAAGTTTCTTTGTGGAAGTGATgatgtcagaaaatgtcacaggaggaaaaatcatgtctgacacattttcattatttaatGCCCTCATGTATCTTATTAACCAGCAGAGGTCATCAGTAGACATGACAGTGTCCAAACACACTGAACCTCaatcatttccttgtttactCCACTGAGTCAGTAACTGTGTCAAACTAGTATCCATGGTAACAGGACACCATAGTTTTTCTACAATCTGAGTTTCTAACATAGAAGGAAGTGAAGTTTCACCACCCACTTTGTGTTTCTATGAACTAGTGTTGATTTAAATATCTTCCACTGTGAAAACAAATTCATCTTGgaattaaatgttaaatgtctctatgtctctatgTTTTCTCCTCCAGATGGTCCAAAgcttccctctgtgtcagtgagtccctctgctgagatagtggagggcagttcagtgactctgacctgtagcagtgatgctaaCCCAGCAGCTAAATACACCTGGTACAAGGAGAAGCCAGTCTATAAATATCTCAGTGAAGGACCACAGCTCATCTTCAGCTCCATCCGGTCCTCTGACTCTGGACAGTATTACTGTAGAGCTGAGAATGAATTAGGGAAATACatcaatataaatgtaaaatgtgagtAAAACAAAGCTCATTTAAAAACCACCATGTAACTAATGACAACTTGTTAAAGCTTTATTAGCCACTCCAGTGTTTAGTTGATCATGTTCTTTCTTCAGTTCTGCCTGTTTCCCAGTCTGCTGCTGTAGTTCACTGAGCTGCTGCAGTAGATGATGAAAAGACAGTTTTATTTACAAATGTCTCCCAGATCTGCACGGATGTTCAGGGGATTCAAACCATCAGTGATCCAGAAAACCACCTCAGGCTTCTGTCCTGTTCTCAGTCCAACCCTCTTACACCAAATCTGCTCATCAATAGTTAATCAGGGCCATCATTCCAGTATTTACaacatatatcaaacatattgTGTGGtataatttatttctgtttcccCTCAAAAATATGGAACATTCTTCTACTCTCTGGTTAGAATTTAATGTTTATCACTTAAGTGGTCCCAACAAAGAGATCATCCTGCTTCCAGTCACAAACCACCTCTAAAGGTTTAGATGCTTTTACACACAACTATTACTCATTTCAACACAAGATGTAGCACCAAAGAAATCCAACCTAATTTTTGGTACctaatttattttatcttttccagatggtccaaagcttccctctgtgtcagtgagtccctctgctgagatagtggagggcagttcagtgactctgacctgtagcagtga
The sequence above is drawn from the Sander lucioperca isolate FBNREF2018 chromosome 17, SLUC_FBN_1.2, whole genome shotgun sequence genome and encodes:
- the LOC116043466 gene encoding B-cell receptor CD22-like isoform X1 yields the protein MRGAAMSLTAAASGFVVFLLSVSVIQGQNGWRVTYTSTQICAFKGSAVEIRCSYTYPSTINGLVTKVKKRFWFTELGNGESVDLTTISEYTQRVQYHSENNDCTLRISDLRERDSAEYKFRFITNHSTGKYTGSPGVTLSVTDLRVHVSGFSTSSNWVELKCQSSCPLPGHPSYVWYKNGQNIQGQTSDSYSASLDPADSFSCAVRGHEDFPSPSVYGPKLPSVSVSPSAEIVEGSSVTLTCSSDANPAAKYTWYKEKPVYKYLSEGPQLIFSSIRSSDSGQYYCRAENELGKYININVKYGPKLPSVSVSPSAEIVEGSSVTLTCSSDANPAANYTWYKENEDSPKASGQIFTITDFRAEHSGNYYCEAQNRRGRQNSTLHLIVVAGNSTMIMNIIRLTVVVLMLIPLLLLSLWARKKKTLSSTTGPHEPEEIELDSCPAYENISDTAAQTEDPEEQEDLV